TTTAATGAAAATCTGTTCGAGTGTCGGCTCTTCAACCCGAAATCCCGTAACGGTGACGCGTTCCATGACTTTTCTAAGGAAATCATTCAGCGAATCGGCATTTCGCAAAATTCCCGTTAGTCGCCCGTTACAAATTGACAGATCGTCCAATTCAACGTCTTCGATTGCTTTCGCATCGCCGGTAAATTCCAGCGAAATGGTCTGCGTACCAAAATCTTTTTTAATTTGCGCCAGATCGCCATACAAAATTCGCTTTCCCTGACTGATCAGGCAAATTTCATTGCACATACGTTCGACCTGCTCCATCTGGTGAGTTGAAAAAATGACGGTCGTTCCGTTCTGTTTCAATTCGTTGATAATATCTTTCAACAACAGTTGATTGACCGGATCAAGTCCGGAAAACGGTTCATCCAAAATGACCAAAACAGGATCATGAATAACCGCAATGATGAACTGAACTTTTTGTTGATTCCCCTTCGACAATTCCTCAATTTTTCGATGGGAATAAGCAGTTAATTCAAACCGTTCTAAAAAACGATCGGTGCGTTTGGAAGCGTCGGACGACGAAAGCCCTTTCAATCTTGCCAAATAAACGATTGTTTCTTTGAGTTTCATTTTCTGGTACAATCCGCGCTCTTCCGGTAAATAACCAACGCGTTTGTACCGGCTTCTTTGAATCAATTCTCCGTTATAAAATATATGTCCGGAATCGGGTCGTATAATGTTCATAATCATCCGGATCATCGTCGTTTTTCCGGCGCCGTTTGGTCCCAAAAGTCCGAAAACCGAGCCTTGTGGGACTTCAAAACTCAGAGAATCAACAGCGAGCGTTTTGTTGAACGCTTTGGTTATATTACGAATTTCGAGCATGATTTTCCCTTAGTGGATGAGATCTCATTTCCCACTCTTTACTTAACGATGAACTTGACAAATCTTCGTTTGCCGACCTTCACGATATTTTCCGAACCGCTCGATAATTCAAGGTTGATATCGGACACTTTTTCATCGTTCAGCCGGACGGCGCCCTGAGCAATAAGTCGCCGCGCTTCGCCGTTTGATGAAACAACGCCGTTGTCGGTCAAAAGTTTGACCAGCAGACGCGATTCAGCGGCCGGCTCGATGACAACTATTTGAATGTCATCCGGTATTTCCTTCTTGCTGAAAACCTGTTCGAAATTCGACTGCGCTTCTTCCGCGGCTTGTTCGGAATGATACATCGCGACTAATGTTTTCGCTAATTCCTTTTTGATGGTCATCGGATTAACTTTCGGGTCTTTGAGTCGCGCCTCGACACTCCGTAGTTCATTGAGAGACAGGTCGGTCGTCAATGTAAAATATTTCAGAATCAGATGATCGGGAATGGACATTACCTTACCGAACATGTCCGCCGGTTCGTCGTCGATGCCGATGTAATTTCCAAGACTCTTGCTCATTCTCTGCGCGCCGTCGATTCCTTCCAAAACCGGGAGTGTCAGGACGATTTGCGGAGACTGTCCGTAGTCGCGTTGAACCTGCCGGGCGGCGATAAGGTTGAATTTCTGCTCGGTGGCGCCTAGTTCAACGTCGGCGCGAATCGCGACGGAATCGTAACCTTGCATAAGCGGATAGAAAAACTCGTGCAAACTGATCGGTTTTTCTTCATTGAATCGTTTATGAAAATCATCCCTCTCGAGAATCTGCGAAATGGTAAATTTTGAGGCAAGATTCATGATTTCGTCAAATTGCATTTTTTTGAACCACTCGCCGTTGTAATAAACTTCCGTCTTGTTCCTGTCAAGAATTTTGAAGAACTGCTTCTCATAAGTTTGAGCATTTTTCATCACGGTTTCGTAAGTAAGCCGAGGGCGCGTTTCGTTTTTACCGCTCGGATCGCCCACCATCCCCGTGTAATCTCCAATGATCAGTACAATTGTGTGACCAAGTTCTTGAAATTGTCTGAGTTTCCGGATTCCGACCGTGTGCCCCAGATGAATATCCGGCGCAGTCGGATCAAATCCCTGTTTAATGCGGAGCGGCTGACCTGTTTTAGCCGATCTTTGCAGTTTAGCGATCAATTCTTCTTCCGAGATCAGTTCTTCGGTTCCGATTTTGATGATGTCCAATTGTTCCTGAATGGATGGAAACATATCGTTAGTTACCCTTTCTGAGTCGATCCAATTCCCGTTTGGCGTCGCGTTCGGCTAAAGCGTCACGTTTGTCGAATTGACGTTTCCCGCGTGCAATTCCGATCTCGACTTTGACTTTTCCGGATTCGTTGAAATAAATCCGGGTCGGAATTAGGGTACAACCTTTGATTTCGACGCTTCTTTCCAAACGTTTGATTTCTTTTCGATGAAGCAAAAGTCGCCGTTGCCGCTCTGGTTCATGGTTGTCAAATCCGCCGGCGTAAACATACGGCGTAATGTGAGATTTAATCAGAAAAACTTCGCCGTTGATGATTTTCGCATAACTGTCTTTGAGATTCGCCTGCCCTGCGCGTAGAGATTTGACCTCCGAGCCCTGCAATTCGATTCCCGCTTCGATCTTATCATCGATAAAATAGTCATGGAAGGCTCGGCGGTTGGTTGCAACATTTTTAACTTCACTCTTTTTCACGACGAAAAACTTACTCGCTTTTCGGAAAACTTTCAATGTTAATCTTGGATAAATTGGAGGCAGTTGATATATTTAACGGCTTTTTGAGCCCGGGTGGTGGAACTGGTAGACGCGCTAGGTTCAGGACCTAGTGGCCAATAGGCCGTGCGAGTTCAAGTCTCGCCTCGGGCACGATGTCAAAAACAAACTGGAAAAATTTGAAGACAAGAGCCGATTCGTTTCGTACGGAACTGACCGTCATTTACCTGGCGTACAAACATCCGAAAACACCATGGTCTGCCAAAGTCATCATTGCGCTGACAATCGGTTATGCACTGAGCCCGATTGACCTGATCCCCGATTTTATTCCGGTCTTAGGTTATCTTGACGATCTGCTAATCGTTCCATTGGGGATTTATATTTCCATCAAACTCATTCCAAAAGATGTCTTGGAGGCTTGCCGTCAAGAAGCAATCAAAACGCAAAGCATAGCGCCAAAAAGTCGTTTGGTTCCGATTCTGATCATCACAATTTGGATTTTACTTCTCGGTGTTTTGATAAAATTTCTGGCCAACGCATTTTCTGCGAATCCACCGAAATTTACTCCATAAACAGCGGCTGAATGTGCCGGTCGTACAGATTACCCATAACGTCAGGAGCGATAAATTCATCGAGTCTAACCAGTGCATCATGGCATGACTTGCCCATTTCGGCGGCAATTTTATAACCGACGTGAAGCAATTGCCGGAAATGCGGATTGTACGATTTTCCCGAGTCGTCGTGACGCAAAGCCGCTACATATTGTCGGGATGTCCACTGTTGAACTTCTGACGGAAGCGGAAGCAATACTTCATCGATTTCGAGCACTTCGGCGTATGGTTTCATGAGTTCTTCACGGCGGAAAAAGGCTTGTGAATAGATTTCTTTGACGATTTTCAATCCATAAAAATTTTACTACTGGTAGTTGTATTGGGAAAAACTGACAGGGTAATTAATCGGATGCCCGGCGAATACTGATGGAAACGATTTTATTATCGTCGCCCTTAAGGAGTTTGACGGCTGGAACGGGTTGTAAGTTGATGCCCTGAATTGCCAATTGCCGATAAACTTTCTTAATGTCGGTTTTTGCGGAATCGAACCGGATCATACAAATTTCGGAATTTTCGTTGATCAGAACCGATACGACGCCATCGAGAATCCGAATAGAATCCGCGATCCGGGTGGCGTCTCCCCGATTTTCCACATGCGGAATGCGAATCGTCGCCAAAACACTATTTTCGGAAGAATCTTTACCGAGAAAAAGGATTCCGAACACTGCCAGAAACAATCCAAATGAAACCGTAAAATTTACCGATCTTCTCTGCATTTCACTATTTTCTAAAGACCTAACTCTCTACTCGAACGTCCCGTCCCGAAACTTCGGGTTAACTTATTGTATCTCAGATAGTTATCAAAAAATATTTATGTCCCGTGTGTCTGGCTTTATTCTTTTTCCGAACTTTCCACTGTTAAATACATCACTTCTCTTTTTCCCTTTTCCTCGTCCACGAAAATTAAAAGAATCGCGCCGAGAATGAACAAGATCGAGACCGAGGCAATACCGATGCGTGACGATGTGTTAGGCGAATAGCCGAGCCGGGAAGCAACCAAACCGAAACCGCCGATTAGCAATGGCCCAAGAATCGTCGCAAATTTCCCCAGCATATTGTAAAATCCGTAGAACTCGGCGCTCTGGTCTTTTGGAATCAGTCGCGAATAATAGGAACGGCTCAACGCCTGAACGCCACCCTGAACCAATCCAACGACGATTGCCAAAATGTAGAATTCATAGGTTTCGGTCATAAAAACGCCGAAAATCGTTACGCCGATATAAACGCCCAGCGTAATGAAGATCGCCTTTCTTACGTCCCACTTCTCACCTAATTTCCCGAATAAAATCGCCGATGGAAATCCGACAAACTGTGTAATAAGCAACGCGACGATTAGC
This Candidatus Marinimicrobia bacterium CG08_land_8_20_14_0_20_45_22 DNA region includes the following protein-coding sequences:
- a CDS encoding SsrA-binding protein produces the protein MKKSEVKNVATNRRAFHDYFIDDKIEAGIELQGSEVKSLRAGQANLKDSYAKIINGEVFLIKSHITPYVYAGGFDNHEPERQRRLLLHRKEIKRLERSVEIKGCTLIPTRIYFNESGKVKVEIGIARGKRQFDKRDALAERDAKRELDRLRKGN
- a CDS encoding tyrosine--tRNA ligase — translated: MFPSIQEQLDIIKIGTEELISEEELIAKLQRSAKTGQPLRIKQGFDPTAPDIHLGHTVGIRKLRQFQELGHTIVLIIGDYTGMVGDPSGKNETRPRLTYETVMKNAQTYEKQFFKILDRNKTEVYYNGEWFKKMQFDEIMNLASKFTISQILERDDFHKRFNEEKPISLHEFFYPLMQGYDSVAIRADVELGATEQKFNLIAARQVQRDYGQSPQIVLTLPVLEGIDGAQRMSKSLGNYIGIDDEPADMFGKVMSIPDHLILKYFTLTTDLSLNELRSVEARLKDPKVNPMTIKKELAKTLVAMYHSEQAAEEAQSNFEQVFSKKEIPDDIQIVVIEPAAESRLLVKLLTDNGVVSSNGEARRLIAQGAVRLNDEKVSDINLELSSGSENIVKVGKRRFVKFIVK